The Ornithinimicrobium faecis region CGTCGCCCAGAGCGGTGGCCTGCCTCAGATTGACCCTCCGGTGGCCAATCTGCCAACCCTCAGGATCCTGCACTGGGGCATGGCCCTGTGGGTGGTCGTGCTGCTGGTGGTGCTTGCGGTCCCCGCGCTGCGCGAGGGCGATCGGCACTGGTGGGTGTGGGTGCCCGTGGCTGGTCTGAGCCTCGGGGCCCTCGGTCACATCTATCTGGCCCGGGGCCGCGGCAACGCAGCCGACGCCTGAGCCTCAGGTGGCAGCCGACGCCTGAGCGTCAGCTCTCGACGATCTCCAGCACGTTGTCGTCGAGCACCGGAGGCTCGATGTGCTCGGGCTCGGAGCGCTCCATGTCGACCTCACTGTGCGCGCCACAGCCGTGGTTGAGGCTGACGACACTGCCGTCGCTGGGCGACCACTCGTTGGCGCAGACACCAAAGACGGAGCGCAGGGCCCCGGCCATCGGCACGAAGAAGCCGCAGGAGCTGCAGGGCGCCGGAGCCTTGTGGGCGATGTCGGTCTCGGGGCCGTGCTCGCCGTCATACCAGCGCTGCGCAGCAGCGTCACGACCCTCCGCCGAGAGCACGCGGGGGCGTCCCAGGCCCAGCTCGAAGAATCCGACCTGGTCGACGTCCTCCTCGCCGGTGGCCTCGAAGCCGCCCTCCAGCAGGGGGTCGTCGTCGATCTTGGGGGTCACGTCGCCGGGGCCGACGTCTCCGGGAGCCAGCCGCTCGGCATACGGCACCCACTGCGGGGAGAGGAGCGCGTCATCGCCGGCGACCAGGTGGGTCTCGCTGATCAGGGCCGCGCGGCCCCGCGGGGGCCGGGTCACGGTGATCGCCCAGCGCCAGCCGGGATAGGCGACCGCGGTGCAGTCGAAGTAGTGGGTGCCGACGCGGTCCTCGTCCATGACGAAGCCGACGTGCTCACCCACGGTGCCGGTCTCGGCGATGGCGACGGCCGCTTCCCGGGCCGCCTCCTGCGCTGCGGCCAGGACGGCATCCCGCTTGGGGACCGCCATCAGGCGCCCGCCTCGAACTGGTCGGCAACCGCGCGCAGGCTCTTGGCCAGCGCACCGGAGAGCCGCTTGTCGGGATAGTGGCCACGGCGCAGGCTGTTGGACGAGTCGTCGAGCAGCTTGATCAGGTCCTCGATGACCACGGCCATCTCCTCGGCCGGCTTGCGGTCGCGGACCGCGATCGAGCGGGAGACCGACGGGGCGGGCTCGAGCAGCCGGACGTGCAGTGCCTGGTCGCCGCGGCGCCCCTGGGCAATGTCGAACTCCACCCGTGCGCCCCGAGCCAGCGTCTTGACGCCGGTGGGGAGGACCGAGGCATGGACATAGACGTCCTGACCCTCGTCGCTGGAGAGGAAGCCGAAGCCCTTCTCCTCGTCATAGAACCTGACCTTGCCCGTGGGCACCATGCACCTCTTAGATCGTGTCGCGTGGGGGAAGCAGGTCCCAGGTTATCGTCTCGCGGCCCGATCTCCGCCTCGATGGCGCAGGTGATCAGCTCGCGGCCTGCTTGACCAACTCCACGATCCGCTTCTCGTCGGCCTCGGTCAGCTTGACGATGGCGAAGACCGTCGGCCACATGTTGCCGTCGTCGAGGTTCGCCAGCTCGTTGAAGCCCAGCTCGGCATAGCGCACATCAAACTTCGAGGCGGCCTTGAAGAAGCAGATCACCTTGCCGTCGGCATTGGCATAGGCCGGCATGCCATACCAGGTCCTCGGCGCCAGGTGCGGGGCTGCCTCCTTGATCAGGGCGTGGACCCGCTCGGCCAGGGGCCGCTCGTCCTCTGACAGCGCCGCAATCGCGTCGAGCACTGCCTGCTCGGCCTCGGCGCCCTTCTTGGCGGCCTTCAGCTCGCGCGTGCGCTCCTTGAGCGCTGCCTTCTCCTGGGCGGACAGCTTCGTGCTGTCCTCATCCTTGGTGGCCATGACATGTCCTCTCGTGGGGTGTTGTCCACGCTAGAACGTCAGGGAGCCTGAGCGCTTCTCCATTCGTGATCAGACGAGCGCCGCCTCGAGCAGCTCCTCGTCGGCCCGCTCACTGGCCCGCACCAGCGCGGCATAGGCACCGCCAGCTGCCATCAACTGGTCGTGGGAGCCGCGCTCCTGGATCTCGCCGCGGTCGAGCACCACGATCTGGTCGGCGTGGCGGACGGTGGAGAGGCGGTGGGCAATCGTGATCACCGTGCGCCCCTCCCCCAGCTCGTCGAGCGCGCGCTGCACGGCCAGCTCCGTGCGCGTGTCGAGGGCACTGGTGGCCTCGTCGAGGATCAGCACCCTCGGGTTGCGCAGCAGCGTGCGGGCCAGGGCCAGTCGCTGCTGCTCGCCGCCTGAGAAGCGGTGTCCGCGGGCACCGACGACGGTGTCATAACCCTGCGGCAGGGCCATGATCACGTCGTGCACCTGGGCCGCGCGGGCCGCCGTCTCGATCTGCTCGTCGGTGGCCTCGGGGCGGGCAAACCGCAGGTTCTCGCGCACGGAGTCGTGCAGCAGATAGGTCTCCTGAGACACCACGCCCACGACGTCGGCCCGCTGCTGGGAGGTCAGCTCGCGCAGGTCGATCCCGTCCAGCCGGACGACGCCCTCGGTCGGGTCATAGAGGCGACTGATCAGCGCGGCCAGGGTGCTCTTGCCGGAGCCGGTGGCACCGACAATCGCCAGGTGCGTGCCGGCCGGGACGGTCAGGTCGACGTCCCGCAGGGCGTCGCGACCCCCGTCCGTATGCCGAAAGGTCACCTTGTCGAGGGAGACCTCACCCTCGGCATACGTCGGGTCAAAGTCGGCCGGCTCCGCCGGCTCAGGCACCTCCGCCGTGAGGTCAAGGTATTCGAAGATGCGGCTGAACAGGGCCATCGACGCGGTCACCTGGACACCGATGTTCAGCAGGCCCATCACGGGGCGGAAGATGCCGGCCTGCAGCGCGATGAAGGCGACCAGGGTGCCGATCGTGATGCCCTCGGAGGTGACGGGCAGTCCGGCGATCAGATAGATCAGCGCGGGGATGACGGCAAAGATGATGCTCATCGTGGCGGTGCGCCAGCGACCGGCGATCTGGACGGCCACCTCGAGCGCCAGCAGACCGTCGGAGGTGCGAAAGAAGCGGTCGGCCAGCGCGGGGCCGGCGCCGAGGGTCTTGCTCAGGCGAGCGCCACTGACCGACAGGGACTCCTCGACCTGGCCGTGCAGGCCGGCGAGCGCCTTCTGTCGCTTGTCGGTGGCGTCGCGGCGCAGGCGGGCGACCGAGCGGCTGATCAGCACAGCCGGCGGGATCACGATGAGGGACAGCAGAGCCAGCTGCCAGCTCAGCGCGACCATGGCGATCAGCGTGCCGACCACCGTGGCGATGTTGCCGGCCAGGCTGGTCGCGGTCGAGGTGACCACGCCCTGCAGGCCGGAGATGTCGTGGGTCAGGCGGGACTGCACCTCTCCCCCGCGGGTGCGGGTGAAGAAGGACAGGCTCTGGCGCTGCAGGTTGGTGAAGACGTCGGTGCGCAGGCGGTGCATGATCTCCTGGCCGACGGTGGTCGACATCCAGGTCTGCACGACGCCGAGCACGGCGTTGACCGCGGCGACGCCGACCATCGCGCTGACCAGGATCAGCAGGAGCTGCACGTCCTGGTGCGGGATCGCGTCATCCACGAGGGCCTTGGCGAGGAACGGGGTGGCCAGTCCGAGCACGGAGCTGGTCACGATGATCGCCAGCACGGTCAACAGCGTGACGCGGTGCGGGCGGAAGAGGGCGAGGACCCGGGCCGCGCTCACGGGGTGAGCTGCCAGCTGGGTCTTGTCCTTGGGGTCGAGGCGGGCGCCTCCACGTCGAGCGTCGTGGCGTCCCCCGGTGCGGGGTGCGGAGTCAAAAGTGGCTTCCATGAGCACCCCTCCTTTCGTGTGGTGGCCGGTCATCGGTGCCGGCCGGGAGTCTGTTTCGATAGTGAGGTTACCACATTTTGTTATTGCCACACAAATCTGTTAGGGTCTGCACTGCGACGGTCCGCACGCAAGCAACAGAGCGTTCGATCTGGACCCGCAGAAGGGATGCACGCATGCATCGCCACAACAACACCCCCGACGACAAGACCCCCGACGACAAAGCCCCCCACGACAAAACCCCCGACGACTTCGACCCCACTGAGGCCTCCGAGATCGAGCTGATCCAGCACCTGGCGCGTCACCTGCGCCGCGGATCGGCCATCGAGACCGCCCCCTGGGGCCTGTCACCACACCAGGCCCGCGCGCTGGGCGCCATCGCTCGCAGCGAGGGCCGCCGCGGTCGGCGTCGCGCCCCTGGCTATGAGGACGGCGTCTCCCGTGGCCTGCGCATGGGAGGCCTGGCCGGTTGGCTCCAGGTCACACCGCGTTCCGCGACTGAGGTCGTCGACGCCCTGGAGACGCAGGGCCTGGTGGCCCGCACCGCCGATCCCGACGACCGCCGGGCCGTGTTCGTCGGCCTGACCGACCAGGGGCGCGAGATCGCTCGCGAGATCCGGACCGCGCGCAAGGCGCAGACCGAGACACTCCTGGAGGAGCTCAGCGAGACGGACCGTGCCCAACTGCGCACCTCGCTGCTGACGCTGCTTGAGGCCGCCGCTCGCTGACCGTTTGATCCACGTGTGATCTCGGTGATCCGCGGGTGATCACCGTCGTGCAGGACCGGTCACCCCTGCCCGGTCCTGCACGACGCCCCCACTCGACGTTCCGACTCCGTCGTGCGCAACCGGTCACCCCTGCCCGGTCCTGCACGACGCACCCTCCCACTCACACGCTGGCGCCCTCCCGAGCCTCGGCGTCCGCGGTCGGCCCACGCTCTCCATCGGCTGCCAGACCACCGAGGGCACCAAACTCATAGGCCAACTCGGCGTGCTCGGACAGGTCGACCCCACGCTCCTCGTCCTCCTCGGACACGCGGAAGCCGATGGTCCGAGCGATCGCCAGGGCGATCAGCAGGGTCAGGACCGCGGTGAAGGCCATCGTGAAGACAGCAGCGACCACCTGCGCCACGAGCTGGTCGAAGCCCCCGCCATAGAACAGGCCGCCGCCCTGCCCGTCGACCGGCAGAGCGAGGAAGCCGATGCCCACGGTGCCGATCAGGCCCGCGACCAGGTGCACGCCGACGACATCGAGCGCGTCGTCATAGCCGAAGCGATACTTCAGTCCCACCGCCAGCGCGGCACCGGCACCGGCAACGACGCCCAGCGCCAACGACCCCAACGGACTCAGGGCAGCGCAGGCGGGGGTGATCGCGACCAGGCCGGCGACGACGCCCGACGCGGCACCGATGGAGGTCGGACGGCCGTCGCGGATCCGTTCCACCAACATCCAGCCGAGCATCGCAGCGGCAGGGGCCGCCAGGGTGTTGACCCAGATCAGGCCGGCCTCCTCGACCGATCCCGCGGCGCCGCCGTTGAAGCCGAACCAGCCGAACCACAGCAGCGCAGCACCGATCATCACCAGCGGCACGTTGTGGGGTCGGTGGAATCCCTTGCTCCAGCCGGCCCGGCGGCCCAGGACATAGACCAGCACGAGGGCCGCGACACCGGCGTTGATGTGGACCACGGTGCCGCCAGCAAAGTCGATCGCCTCACCGAAGGTGCGACCAATGGCACCATCGGCGGAGAGCAGGCCGCCACCCCAGACCATGTAGGCCAGAGGGCAGTAGACCAGGGTCACCCACACGGGGACGAAGACGGTCCAGGCGCTGAACCGGGTGCGGTCGGCGACGGCCCCGGAGATCAGGGCGACCGTGATGATCGCGAAGGTGGCTCCGAAACCGATCCCGATCAGGTCACCGGTCCCGACGTGCCCGCTCAGCCCGAAGTCGGCAGCAGGGTTGCCAACGATCCCGCCCAGGAAGCCGGGAGCCGAGGACATGCCATAGCCCCACAGCACCCACACCACCCCGACCAGCCCGATCGAGACGAAGCTCATCATCACCATGTTCAGAGCCGCCTTGGCCCGCGCCATGCCCCCATAGAAGAACGCCAACCCGGGTGTCATCAGCAGCACCAGCGCCGCGGACGCCATCACCCAGACGTCTGTCGCAGTCAGTTCCATGTCGTGCCTCCAGCTCGGGGCGCGACCCGGAGTCACGCCATTGGAGGCAGTCAAGACCGGCCATGTTTCACGGGGGCAGCGGCAATGTTTCGGCCGTATGTCGATCGTTACCGTCTCGTGAACAGGTCGCCACACCACGCGCTCAGTGGGTTCAGATCTCGCCACACCACGCGCTCAGTGGGGGTGGCGGGTCGGGTCAGAGGAGGGCGTGACAGCGGGCCAGCCGGTCCAGCCACCAGTCGCGTCGCTCACCGGTCAACTCGTGGCCAGCGAGGCCCGGCTGCTCGGTGGCAGCGACCACGGCGCGGGCGTCGGCCACCGAGATCACCCCGTCTCTGGGCACCAGGGGCGACTCCGCGACGTCAGCGGACAGCAGCCCAACCGTGCCCAATCCACAGGCATAGTCCAACTCCGGCAGGGCTGCAGCGAGGGCGACCCCGGCTGCGATCCCCACCGAGGAGTCGATCGCGCTGGAGACCACGGCGGGCAGGCCGCACTCGGCCACGATCGCGAGCGCCGAGCTCACGCCCCCCAGCGGCGCCACCTTGACGACCACCAGGTCGGCCGCACCCTCGCGCGCCACCTTGATCGGGTCATCGGCCTTGCGCACCGACTCATCAGCCGCGATCGGCACGTCGACGCCATCGCGGGCCAGCAACAGACGCAACTGCGCGAGCTCACTCACCTCCGCGCAGGGCTGCTCGGCATACTGGAGGCCGTATGCCGACAGTCGGCCCAGCGCCTCCCTCGCCTGGTCGACGGTCCAGGCGGCGTTGGCATCCACCCGAATGTGCGCCGACGGGCCCAGCAGGGCGCGCACCTCGGCGACCCGGGCGACGTCGTCGTCCACGCTCTGTCCACGCTCAGCGACCTTGACCTTTGCGGTCCGACAGCCGTCAAAACCGGCCAGGACGTCGGCCACCCGCTCCGGGGAGACCGCCGGGACGGTCGCGTTGACCTCCACGTGCTCGCGGACCGGTTCCGGCCAGCCCTCCCAGGCCGACCCCAGTCCGGCGGCGAGCCACTTGGCGGCCTCGGCCTCGGCATACTC contains the following coding sequences:
- a CDS encoding DUF2530 domain-containing protein codes for the protein MSDIPDREAVAQSGGLPQIDPPVANLPTLRILHWGMALWVVVLLVVLAVPALREGDRHWWVWVPVAGLSLGALGHIYLARGRGNAADA
- a CDS encoding DUF3027 domain-containing protein; this encodes MAVPKRDAVLAAAQEAAREAAVAIAETGTVGEHVGFVMDEDRVGTHYFDCTAVAYPGWRWAITVTRPPRGRAALISETHLVAGDDALLSPQWVPYAERLAPGDVGPGDVTPKIDDDPLLEGGFEATGEEDVDQVGFFELGLGRPRVLSAEGRDAAAQRWYDGEHGPETDIAHKAPAPCSSCGFFVPMAGALRSVFGVCANEWSPSDGSVVSLNHGCGAHSEVDMERSEPEHIEPPVLDDNVLEIVES
- a CDS encoding cold-shock protein, producing the protein MPTGKVRFYDEEKGFGFLSSDEGQDVYVHASVLPTGVKTLARGARVEFDIAQGRRGDQALHVRLLEPAPSVSRSIAVRDRKPAEEMAVVIEDLIKLLDDSSNSLRRGHYPDKRLSGALAKSLRAVADQFEAGA
- a CDS encoding iron chaperone, coding for MATKDEDSTKLSAQEKAALKERTRELKAAKKGAEAEQAVLDAIAALSEDERPLAERVHALIKEAAPHLAPRTWYGMPAYANADGKVICFFKAASKFDVRYAELGFNELANLDDGNMWPTVFAIVKLTEADEKRIVELVKQAAS
- a CDS encoding ABC transporter ATP-binding protein, with translation MEATFDSAPRTGGRHDARRGGARLDPKDKTQLAAHPVSAARVLALFRPHRVTLLTVLAIIVTSSVLGLATPFLAKALVDDAIPHQDVQLLLILVSAMVGVAAVNAVLGVVQTWMSTTVGQEIMHRLRTDVFTNLQRQSLSFFTRTRGGEVQSRLTHDISGLQGVVTSTATSLAGNIATVVGTLIAMVALSWQLALLSLIVIPPAVLISRSVARLRRDATDKRQKALAGLHGQVEESLSVSGARLSKTLGAGPALADRFFRTSDGLLALEVAVQIAGRWRTATMSIIFAVIPALIYLIAGLPVTSEGITIGTLVAFIALQAGIFRPVMGLLNIGVQVTASMALFSRIFEYLDLTAEVPEPAEPADFDPTYAEGEVSLDKVTFRHTDGGRDALRDVDLTVPAGTHLAIVGATGSGKSTLAALISRLYDPTEGVVRLDGIDLRELTSQQRADVVGVVSQETYLLHDSVRENLRFARPEATDEQIETAARAAQVHDVIMALPQGYDTVVGARGHRFSGGEQQRLALARTLLRNPRVLILDEATSALDTRTELAVQRALDELGEGRTVITIAHRLSTVRHADQIVVLDRGEIQERGSHDQLMAAGGAYAALVRASERADEELLEAALV
- a CDS encoding MarR family winged helix-turn-helix transcriptional regulator, which encodes MHRHNNTPDDKTPDDKAPHDKTPDDFDPTEASEIELIQHLARHLRRGSAIETAPWGLSPHQARALGAIARSEGRRGRRRAPGYEDGVSRGLRMGGLAGWLQVTPRSATEVVDALETQGLVARTADPDDRRAVFVGLTDQGREIAREIRTARKAQTETLLEELSETDRAQLRTSLLTLLEAAAR
- a CDS encoding ammonium transporter produces the protein MELTATDVWVMASAALVLLMTPGLAFFYGGMARAKAALNMVMMSFVSIGLVGVVWVLWGYGMSSAPGFLGGIVGNPAADFGLSGHVGTGDLIGIGFGATFAIITVALISGAVADRTRFSAWTVFVPVWVTLVYCPLAYMVWGGGLLSADGAIGRTFGEAIDFAGGTVVHINAGVAALVLVYVLGRRAGWSKGFHRPHNVPLVMIGAALLWFGWFGFNGGAAGSVEEAGLIWVNTLAAPAAAMLGWMLVERIRDGRPTSIGAASGVVAGLVAITPACAALSPLGSLALGVVAGAGAALAVGLKYRFGYDDALDVVGVHLVAGLIGTVGIGFLALPVDGQGGGLFYGGGFDQLVAQVVAAVFTMAFTAVLTLLIALAIARTIGFRVSEEDEERGVDLSEHAELAYEFGALGGLAADGERGPTADAEAREGASV
- a CDS encoding o-succinylbenzoate synthase, which encodes MRVRFRGIDVRETVLFRGPAGWGEFGPFPEYAEAEAAKWLAAGLGSAWEGWPEPVREHVEVNATVPAVSPERVADVLAGFDGCRTAKVKVAERGQSVDDDVARVAEVRALLGPSAHIRVDANAAWTVDQAREALGRLSAYGLQYAEQPCAEVSELAQLRLLLARDGVDVPIAADESVRKADDPIKVAREGAADLVVVKVAPLGGVSSALAIVAECGLPAVVSSAIDSSVGIAAGVALAAALPELDYACGLGTVGLLSADVAESPLVPRDGVISVADARAVVAATEQPGLAGHELTGERRDWWLDRLARCHALL